A section of the Drosophila subobscura isolate 14011-0131.10 chromosome A, UCBerk_Dsub_1.0, whole genome shotgun sequence genome encodes:
- the LOC117899116 gene encoding solute carrier family 46 member 3: MSPKDGSLDDATYAKYTVNHSPPSSPAAGTRPTPPEQASSDAMTLKSTATTTTPTAAVKRTWREKFRLISNNITVEPILAAYIMPSVLSNLATQNLNLEKACRVNMAYGDVVCDALTRRQTANYTMEEETVQQMVARMAAWKTVIQSLFPCLLILFWGSWSDRHRRRKPCMLIPVVGEFLGVVGLMLCVYFEDTPMEVAALTEAIFPSLSGGWFTMLMGVFSYIADITTEEERTLRIGILNVCFSVGVPIGMAFSGVLLKQIGFYGVFSISAFFYVVAFVYGFFFLEEPVARPEKSPTQKGLLADFFDKEHVVQTFRVAFKKGENQRRKRVILLMIVVMVIIGPLHGEMAVTYLFTRFRFNWSEVEFSFFSTYAMFTGLIGVIFCVGILSHKLGVDDALVGVLSSTSKILSGFIYAFATVPWHMYLGGLVEIFNGTAFIAMRSIATKLVSKDELGKVNSLFGVAEALMPMVFAPMYTTLYAATLRVLPGAFFLLGGGLTMFSVVIFLWMYRFQVKQRRLLVRTDAERASIKDPNGNINTIEALALASEAKGQMNGIISNVIHESLESSHAEETPPPPPVIGIENQAYVPEEVGKAKEA; the protein is encoded by the exons ATGTCCCCCAAAGACGGTAGCTTGGACGATGCCACATATGCCAAATACACTGTCAATCATTCGCCACCATCCTCGCCAGCGGCTGGAACGCGACCAACACCGCCGGAACAGGCCTCTTCCGATGCGATGACACTAAAATCGActgcaacgacaacgacgccCACTGCCGCTGTGAAGCGAACATGGCGCGAAAAGTTTCGCCTGATATCGAATAATATCACCGTGGAGCCCATTCTGGCGGCGTACATTATGCCCAGCGTGCTGTCCAATTTGGCCACACAGAATCTCAATCTGGAGAAGGCCTGCCGCGTGAACATGGCCTACGGGGATGTGGTGTGCGATGCTCTAACTCGCCGCCAGACAGCCAATTACACCAT GGAAGAGGAAACGGTGCAGCAGATGGTGGCTCGCATGGCCGCCTGGAAGACAGTGATCCAATCGCTTTTCCCCTGCCTGTTGATCCTCTTCTGGGGCTCGTGGAGCGACCGCCATCGACGTCGCAAGCCCTGCATGCTCATCCCTGTGGTGGGGGAGTTTCTCGGTGTGGTGGGGCTCATGCTGTGCGTTTACTTTGAGGATACACCCATGGAGGTGGCCGCCCTGACGGAGGCCATCTTTCCATCCCTCAGTGGGGGATGGTTCACCATGCTGATGGGCGTCTTCAGTTACATTGCGGACATCACcaccgaggaggagcgcaCTCTAAGGATTGGCATACTCAACGTTTGCTTCTCTGTGGGTGTGCCCATTGGCATGGCCTTCAGTGGGGTGCTACTCAA GCAAATCGGTTTCTATGGCGTCTTCTCCATCTCGGCCTTCTTCTATGTGGTGGCATTTGTGtatggtttctttttcctgGAGGAGCCGGTGGCCAGGCCCGAGAAGAGTCCCACGCAAAAGGGCCTGCTGGCCGACTTCTTTGACAAGGAGCATGTGGTGCAGACCTTCCGAGTGGCCTTCAAAAAGGGCGAGAATCAGCGACGCAAGCGCGTCATTCTGCTCATGATTGTCGTGATGGTGATCATTGGTCCTCTGCACGGAGAGATGGCGGTGACGTATCTATTTACGAGGTTCCGCTTTAACTGGTCGGAGGTGGAGTTCAGTTTCTTCTCCACCTACGCCATGTTCACGGGTCTCATCGGTGTCATCTTCTGCGTGGGCATTCTGTCGCACAAGCTGGGCGTTGACGATGCCCTGGTGGGTGTCCTCTCGAGCACCTCGAAGATCCTGTCAGGCTTTATCTACGCCTTTGCCACGGTGCCGTGGCACATGTACCTGGGCGGGCTGGTGGAGATCTTCAACGGCACGGCCTTCATTGCCATGCGCTCGATAGCCACCAAGCTCGTGTCCAAGGACGAACTGGGCAAAGTGAACTCTCTGTTTGGTGTGGCAGAGGCACTTATGCCCATGGTCTTTGCACCGATGTACACGACGCTCTATGCGGCCACACTGCGGGTGCTGCCGGGCGCCTTCTTTCTGCTTGGCGGTGGCCTAACCATGTTCTCTGTTGTCATCTTTCT CTGGATGTACCGCTTCCAGGTGAAACAACGTCGCCTTCTGGTGCGCACCGATGCGGAGCGCGCTTCGATCAAGGATCCTAATGGCAACATCAACACCATCGAagctctggccctggccagcGAGGCCAAGGGTCAAATGAATGGCATCATTTCCAATGTGATACACGAATCGCTCGAATCATCACATGCGGAGGAAACGCCACCACCTCCCCCTGTCATCGGCATTGAGAATCAGGCCTATGTGCCGGAGGAGGTGGGCAAGGCCAAGGAGGCCTGA